Within the Gracilinema caldarium DSM 7334 genome, the region TGAAATAAGTGCTTTACACAGGTTAATAATATCTTCTGTTGAGTTTATTTCTTTCATATCTAATTATTATAGCAAAATCTATATATTTTTGTAAATAACTAAAGTATATGAGTTTTAATATAGATCTGTACGGTGAGCCCAGCTGTCAAGACCTTTGGTTTAAAAAATAAGGTGGATAGGAGTAAGGGGGGGCTAGGCAGATAAAGCCTCCTTTATTGGTTGCGTATGGTTAAATGCCTGATGATAGATTTAATCTGGGGTAGCATAGTCCAACGATTGATGATACCGTTTACTGTTGTAAAAGGTTACATAGGTTTCTAAGCCCTCCTTCAGTTCTGTCATAGTCTGATAGTCTTTGATATATATGTCTTCGTACTTGATAGTACGCCAGACCCGTTCCATGTAGATATTGTCCAAGGCTCTGTTTTTGTTATCCATGCTGATACGAATGCCGTAGGATTCAAGGACTGAAATACATGCATCGCTGGTAAACTGACTACCCTGATCAGTATTGAAGATGGCAGGGGTTCCCCATTGGGAAATTGCTGCTTCAAGGGCTGTTACACAAAACTCCGTATCCATCGTATTTGATACTTTCCAGGACAATATCTTACGAGAATACAGGTCAAGTATGACCACGAGATAGACAAAACCCTTACCATGCTTAAGGTAGGTACTATCCGTTGCCCAAACCTGGTTAGGCACCCACAGTTTGGAGCCTGCCAATTTGCTTATACAGCTCATCCTGCTTCTGCTCCAGTTCATGCTGCTTGGTATCCTTCCCTGTCTTTTCAAAGAGCAGTTCAGCTCCTTCAAGAAGCTGTTTCTTCCTTACAGAGCTTATATACTGTATGATTGTTTGTAGAGTTCTATATAGTTTATTATTTCTATAGTTTAGAGAAAATGTAACCTTATCAGTATATTAACAAATCAGGATGGAATTTTGTTAATTATTAAGATTTTAAAATTTATTGAATATATTTTCACTTTAGTAATTTAATAATGGCTTATTAGATTAGTAGCTAGTATCTCAAGGTTAAAATGATGGAGGAAACCAATGCAATTTACCATACGAACAGATCGAGAAGCCCAGCTTATCAACATTACTGATATGGTAGCCCGTGCGGTGGAGGAGAGCGGGGTAGAACAGGGTGTAACCGTGGTCTTTGTGCCCCATACCACGGCGGGGGTGACCATAAACGAAAACGCCGACCCCGATGTGGTCCATGATCTCCTCTTAGGACTGGACCGGGCGTTCCCGAAGAGCCCCGCCTACCGGCACGGCGAGGGGAATTCCCACGCCCACCTTAAGGCTTCGGCTATGGGGTCCTCGGTAACGGTAATGGTTGAGGCGGGGCGGCTTAAGCTGGGCACCTGGCAGGGGATCTACTTCTGCGAGTTCGACGGCCCCCGCCAGCGCCAGGTTTATGTGCAGGTGCTGGCCGCCTGAACAGCTACCTGATAAAGTTGGTGCGGATTTTTGCTTCCGCCTCCGGTTCGGCGATGGCGGGACTGCTCTGTTGCTTCATCTTAAGAAGCCAGGCCATGTTTCTGCCCAGGGTACGCAGGGTCTGGAGGCCCTCAGCGTCCTGGAGGGCCTCGGCCGGCGCCGCCCCGTGGATAACGTTCCAATAGTTCCCTGTGGGGATAAGCAGTTCCGCATAGAGCAGGTACGCGTTAAGCTGCTGGAATGCGGCGGTGCCCCCGGAACGACGGACTGCTACCAGGGCGGCGCCGGCCTTGTGCCGGAAGAGCCCGCCATTGGCCGAAGCCACATAAAAGGCCCGGTCGAGGAAGCTCTTCATCGTACCGGCGATGCCGGAAAAATGAACCGGAGAGCCGAGGATGATGCCGTCGGCGGCTTTCATCAACTGAATAATATCATTCACTTCATCGTCGATGATGCAGCGCTCGTTTTTCAGTTTACCGCAGGTGCCGCAGGCGAGGCAGCCCCGGATGGCTTTGTCCCCTACCTGAACTATGCTGACCTCGATACCTTCCTTTTCCAGCTCCGCCTCTACGGTTTTGAGGGCCTGGTAGGTGTTTCCTTCTTTTCGGGGACTGCCGTTAATCGCGATGACCTTCATTTGAGAAGTCCCTCCAGTTCCTTCACGAGCCGGGCAAAGGTATCACAGGCCGCCTGGATGGGTTCGGGGCGGGACATATCCACCC harbors:
- a CDS encoding IS3 family transposase produces the protein MNWSRSRMSCISKLAGSKLWVPNQVWATDSTYLKHGKGFVYLVVILDLYSRKILSWKVSNTMDTEFCVTALEAAISQWGTPAIFNTDQGSQFTSDACISVLESYGIRISMDNKNRALDNIYMERVWRTIKYEDIYIKDYQTMTELKEGLETYVTFYNSKRYHQSLDYATPD
- a CDS encoding secondary thiamine-phosphate synthase enzyme YjbQ, which produces MQFTIRTDREAQLINITDMVARAVEESGVEQGVTVVFVPHTTAGVTINENADPDVVHDLLLGLDRAFPKSPAYRHGEGNSHAHLKASAMGSSVTVMVEAGRLKLGTWQGIYFCEFDGPRQRQVYVQVLAA
- a CDS encoding flavodoxin family protein, whose product is MKVIAINGSPRKEGNTYQALKTVEAELEKEGIEVSIVQVGDKAIRGCLACGTCGKLKNERCIIDDEVNDIIQLMKAADGIILGSPVHFSGIAGTMKSFLDRAFYVASANGGLFRHKAGAALVAVRRSGGTAAFQQLNAYLLYAELLIPTGNYWNVIHGAAPAEALQDAEGLQTLRTLGRNMAWLLKMKQQSSPAIAEPEAEAKIRTNFIR